In Gouania willdenowi chromosome 24, fGouWil2.1, whole genome shotgun sequence, a single window of DNA contains:
- the vrtn gene encoding vertnin, with protein MNQRQELVLSALREFQEATDSPGLEAVTCVAQEVYQLLAPFQLPKCPCKNYPEWTGVDAAARSLFPADAPAGLLPLSCNGEGNLLFDAVSMLLTGNTELSLELQVRTVVEMVLWKRYYLSEMIDSKMMLQAVRFSLSVEESADMLNLPVTVLEAMFDADVKASCFPGSYANMWHIYALSSVLRFNIYSIYPLFNFKIRPYFNRIIRPRILPEGLVPPTVHVMWSGPLQPGSFRPNHFVALARMDDPPLKSPLSEQRVSPSNSDEQPNHNSKPSFHSLKDKYNITKSTFYRWKRQTQDHSRKSAIRYDAKYFLQACFLEGKVVSLHEFKAIFPEISRSSYYNWKHELMKSGGTFSTSAEDTSPGESTEQEAWSSPEAKQDDSDHHDSVASMFGLSLGKIDIERANNLAHMAEAKRRLQNCIATNTSFPFRVFKRSFPGISRSTYYNWRKEAMLFNRGYKCSAGSSEDSSDADKSHSPKSLSPIPSRISHPRPRICRQKHKSFRMAYISKKQLREAAKSHLLKSKCSLTKFKLRFPSMSPCFYWLWRNGWKHKPKMVSHIAEINVHKSPENTETEKMMEERSVENQSMPTFFKSPQNMQNPIMPALNHPPPGSMVHIKAPVHEQMFAMDMVSLANFKANAKLFLQQRFEEKSFPTFKEFRSYFPFTPRSTYYMWKRALHHGVSLIHG; from the exons CAGCTTCTGGCTCCTTTCCAACTCCCCAAGTGTCCCTGTAAGAATTACCCAGAGTGGACAGGTGTGGACGCTGCAGCCAGAAGTCTGTTCCCAGCCGACGCTCCTGCCGGCCTGCTGCCTCTGTCCTGCAATGGAGAAGGCAATCTGCTGTTTGATGCAGTTAGCATGCTGTTAACGGGTAACACTGAACTTAGCTTGGAGCTACAG GTCCGAACTGTGGTGGAAATGGTGTTGTGGAAGAGATACTACTTATCTGAGATGATTGATTCCAAAATGATGCTCCAGGCTGTTCGCTTCAGTCTGTCTGTTGAGGAGTCGGCAGACATGCTCAATCTACCTGTAACAGTGTTGGAGGCTATGTTTGACGCTGACGTGAAAGCTTCCTGCTTCCCTGGCTCCTACGCCAACATGTGGCACATATATGCCCTGTCTTCAGTCCTGCGGTTTAACATCTACTCCATTTACcctttgtttaattttaagatCAGACCTTATTTCAATAGAATAATCCGACCGAGGATTCTGCCGGAAGGTCTTGTGCCACCAACCGTCCACGTCATGTGGTCCGGCCCACTGCAGCCTGGCTCATTCAGGCCCAATCACTTTGTTGCACTGGCTCGGATGGATGACCCCCCGTTGAAAAGCCCGCTCAGTGAGCAGAGGGTGTCGCCATCCAATAGTGACGAGCAACCAAACCACAACTCGAAGCCATCATTCCACAGCCTGAAGGACAAGTATAACATCACCAAGAGCACCTTCTACCGCTGGAAGAGGCAGACGCAAGATCACagcaggaagtcagccatccgTTACGATGCAAAGTATTTCCTACAAGCCTGTTTCTTGGAGGGCAAAGTCGTCTCTTTACACGAGTTTAAAGCAATCTTCCCTGAAATCTCAAGGTCATCCTATTACAACTGGAAGCATGAACTCATGAAATCTGGAGGAACCTTCTCCACCTCTGCAGAAGATACTAGTCCAGGGGAGAGTACAGAGCAGGAGGCCTGGTCATCCCCTGAAGCAAAGCAGGATGACTCAGACCACCACGATAGTGTTGCCAGTATGTTTGGCCTCAGTCTTGGAAAGATAGATATAGAGAGGGCTAATAATTTAGCACACATGGCTGAAGCCAAGCGCCGTTTGCAGAACTGCATCGCCACGAACACCTCCTTCCCCTTCAGAGTTTTCAAGAGAAGCTTCCCTGGGATCTCAAGATCAACTTATTACAACTGGAGAAAAGAAGCCATGCTCTTTAACAGAGGGTATAAATGCAGTGCAGGCAGCAGTGAGGACAGCTCGGATGCAGACAAAAGCCACAGCCCCAAAAGTCTATCCCCAATCCCGTCTCGCATAAGCCACCCTCGGCCAAGGATCtgcagacaaaaacacaaaagcttCAGGATGGCGTACATCAGCAAAAAGCAGCTGAGAGAAGCTGCCAAATCACACCTTTTGAAGTCCAAATGCTCACTGACCAAGTTCAAGCTCAGGTTCCCGTCCATGTCCCCGTGTTTTTACTGGCTGTGGCGCAACGGCTGGAAGCACAAGCCTAAGATGGTCAGCCATATTGCAGAGATCAATGTCCACAAAAGTCCAGAGAACACCGAAACAGAGAAAATGATGGAAGAGAGAAGTGTGGAAAACCAATCTATGCCCACTTTTTTCAAGAGCCCACAAAATATGCAGAATCCCATCATGCCAGCTTTGAATCATCCACCGCCAGGATCCATGGTTCACATTAAAGCGCCTGTGCATGAGCAGATGTTTGCTATGGATATGGTCTCCTTGGCCAACTTCAAGGCCAATGCCAAGCTCTTCCTACAGCAGCGCTTTGAGGAAAAATCCTTTCCCACATTCAAAGAGTTCCGATCCTACTTTCCGTTCACGCCGCGCTCAACGTACTACATGTGGAAGCGCGCTTTGCATCATGGGGTTTCTCTGATTCACGGCTAA